In the genome of Hymenobacter taeanensis, one region contains:
- a CDS encoding dicarboxylate/amino acid:cation symporter: protein MKKLASNLTFQVLTAIALGVLVGTLFPEFGASLKPIGDTFINLIKMLIAPIIFLTVVLGIGGMGDMKKVGRVGGKALLYFEIVTTLALVIGITAANLAKPGVGIDARTSVATQSAAQAAEAAKYTTQAASGEGMNWIEFVTHIVPHSVVGAFAEGEVLQVLLFAVLFGVAVGRIPSEYGQPLMKTFDRLSHAMFGVLALVMKLAPLGAFGGMAFTIGKYGLHTLLPLGKLMLVVYLTMFLFVFGVLNAIMRYYGLSLWRYLGFIKEEILLVLGTSSSESALPRMIDKLERYGCSRSVAGLVIPTGYSFNLDGTSIYLSIAVIFLAQAFNISLSLGQELSLIGILMLTSKGAAGVTGSGFIVLASTLAATRIIPVEGVALLLGVDRFMSEARAITNVIGNGVATLVIAKSENEFDEAKHQLALAGHDVPPELEPEPASLLPKVEKPVEERG, encoded by the coding sequence ATGAAAAAACTTGCTTCTAATCTCACCTTTCAGGTTCTCACGGCCATTGCGCTAGGGGTGCTGGTGGGCACACTGTTTCCGGAGTTCGGGGCGTCTCTCAAACCCATCGGCGACACGTTTATTAACCTGATCAAAATGCTCATTGCTCCCATCATCTTCCTAACGGTGGTATTGGGTATTGGGGGCATGGGCGACATGAAAAAGGTAGGCCGCGTGGGCGGTAAGGCGCTGCTCTACTTTGAAATAGTCACAACGCTAGCCCTGGTTATCGGCATTACGGCGGCCAACTTGGCCAAACCCGGCGTGGGCATTGATGCCCGCACCTCAGTAGCTACGCAAAGCGCGGCTCAAGCCGCGGAGGCCGCTAAGTACACCACCCAGGCTGCCAGTGGTGAAGGCATGAACTGGATTGAGTTTGTGACGCACATTGTGCCTCACAGCGTGGTAGGGGCCTTTGCCGAGGGCGAGGTGCTGCAAGTGCTGCTGTTTGCCGTGTTGTTTGGCGTGGCCGTGGGTCGCATACCCTCTGAGTATGGGCAGCCGCTGATGAAGACCTTCGACCGGCTTTCGCACGCTATGTTCGGGGTACTAGCCCTGGTAATGAAGCTGGCACCCCTTGGGGCTTTCGGGGGCATGGCCTTTACCATTGGCAAGTACGGGCTGCATACGCTGCTGCCGTTGGGCAAGCTCATGCTGGTAGTTTACCTAACCATGTTCCTGTTTGTGTTTGGGGTGCTCAACGCCATTATGCGCTATTACGGACTAAGTCTATGGCGCTACCTGGGCTTTATTAAGGAGGAGATTCTGCTGGTACTGGGCACGTCGTCGTCGGAGTCGGCGCTGCCGCGTATGATTGATAAGCTGGAGCGCTACGGCTGCTCCCGCTCGGTGGCGGGCCTGGTGATACCCACTGGCTACTCCTTCAACCTCGATGGCACTTCTATTTACCTTTCCATTGCGGTCATTTTTTTGGCCCAGGCCTTCAACATTAGCTTGTCGCTCGGCCAGGAGCTTTCGCTCATCGGTATCCTGATGCTAACAAGCAAGGGCGCGGCAGGCGTTACGGGCTCGGGGTTCATTGTGCTGGCCTCTACCCTGGCCGCTACCCGCATTATTCCCGTGGAAGGCGTGGCTCTGCTATTGGGCGTAGACCGCTTTATGAGCGAGGCACGGGCCATTACCAACGTCATCGGCAACGGCGTGGCCACGCTGGTCATTGCCAAGAGCGAAAACGAGTTCGATGAAGCCAAGCACCAGCTAGCTCTGGCCGGCCACGATGTGCCCCCAGAGCTGGAGCCCGAGCCAGCTTCTTTACTACCTAAGGTGGAGAAGCCCGTGGAAGAGAGGGGTTAG